Within Spirochaetota bacterium, the genomic segment GAAAAGCCGTATTGCGCGGAAGGCGGCTTCGCTTGTCACCCCCGGGGAGACCATTATCATCGACGGCGGATCGACGACGTACTATCTCGCGGAGCATCTTTCCGATATCGAGCTTACCGTCATAACCAATTCGTTTGCCATCGCCGATGTGCTTGCGCGGAGCAGTGCTGCAACTGTCGTGCTCCTCGGCGGCATATTGTATCGCGAGTCGCAGATGATGATAAACCCCTTCAGCGACACCTTGCTTTCCAACTATTCGGCGTCAAAGCTCTTCATGAGCCCGCAGGGCATCGATGAGCGAGGCATGACCAATACCGATACGAGCCTTATCGCCGTTGAACGGATGATGATAGAACGTTCGCGCGAGGTCATCATACTTGCCGATGCGAGCAAATTCGGCGAGCGCGGCAATCTGTCAGTATGCGGATACGATGTCGCACGGACCATCATCACTGATGAGCGGATAACCGATGCGATGAAGTCGATGCTCACGGCACAGGGTGTGACCGTGCATATCGCCTGATGTCATTTGTTTCGGCGCGTTTTTTGTGTGCCAGGCGTCCCCGTATGTGCGCGTCGTGAACCGGAAATAAGCAGTATGCCGTTGATGAGGTGATGACTGACGAGATAGAGCATCACCGGCACGGCGGTAAGCGGTGAGAAATTGTTCACTGCCACCATCATGCCGAGCCCGACGTTCTTCTGGCCCACGGCAACGGCGAAGGAACGGCGATGCGTCGGCCCGTTGCCGAGAAAAAGTCCTGCGCTGTAGAAGATGCAGGCGATGATGAACACGCCGGAGAGAATAGCGAGTACCATCGGCACCGAAAGCGTTTTGATGCGCGGTGCGGCGAGGGCTGCGCTCGTATACACGACCACCATCATCGAGAACGGATTATAGAACGTACTGACGCGCGTAAGCGTTCGGCATACCGGCGGTATCCGGCGTATGATGAGCGAAAAAACGAACGGTACGAGCACGACAAGGCCGACCTCGGTGATGATGGCGCGTACCGGGACATGCACGCTGAGCGCGGAGAGATAGAGGCCCGCGAGCACGGTATAGGCGATGGGCGAGAGCAGATTGAACACGACGGAATTGACGATCGGGAGTTCGCGTTCACCGCCCATGAGCGACGCCATGACGACCGCGCTTATCGCCGGCGGCGTGATGACGGCAAGGAAGAACCCGCTCGCTATCTCGGGCGGAAAAAAGATACGGGCGATGAGGAGCACGAGCGGCGGCAGAATGCCCCAGGCAAGAAGGGGGAAGACCAGAAGTTCCGCTCGCACGAAGCGTCTGCGCTCGTACGTCAGCGACAGAAAATTGAAGAAGAGCATGATGCCGAGAACGAATGGCATCCATGGCTTGAGGCCGCTCCCCTGCGGAAAGAAAAAGCCCGCGGTAATGGAGGCGATGAGAGCAGTACCGGTGATAAGACCGGGAGAGATCCTCAATTTCATTGCATGCCCGCCGGCATTTCAATCCCCGAAGGAGACGATGCCGAGATACGGCAGTTCGCGGTGGCGATTGGCGTAATCGAGGCCGTACCCAACGGCGAAGCGGTCATCGATGGTGAAGCCGATGAAGTCGGCATGGATATCGATGATGCGCCGGGACGGCT encodes:
- a CDS encoding DeoR/GlpR family DNA-binding transcription regulator codes for the protein KSRIARKAASLVTPGETIIIDGGSTTYYLAEHLSDIELTVITNSFAIADVLARSSAATVVLLGGILYRESQMMINPFSDTLLSNYSASKLFMSPQGIDERGMTNTDTSLIAVERMMIERSREVIILADASKFGERGNLSVCGYDVARTIITDERITDAMKSMLTAQGVTVHIA
- a CDS encoding bile acid:sodium symporter, whose protein sequence is MKLRISPGLITGTALIASITAGFFFPQGSGLKPWMPFVLGIMLFFNFLSLTYERRRFVRAELLVFPLLAWGILPPLVLLIARIFFPPEIASGFFLAVITPPAISAVVMASLMGGERELPIVNSVVFNLLSPIAYTVLAGLYLSALSVHVPVRAIITEVGLVVLVPFVFSLIIRRIPPVCRTLTRVSTFYNPFSMMVVVYTSAALAAPRIKTLSVPMVLAILSGVFIIACIFYSAGLFLGNGPTHRRSFAVAVGQKNVGLGMMVAVNNFSPLTAVPVMLYLVSHHLINGILLISGSRRAHTGTPGTQKTRRNK